In Fusarium poae strain DAOMC 252244 chromosome Unknown contig_2, whole genome shotgun sequence, a single genomic region encodes these proteins:
- a CDS encoding uncharacterized protein (SECRETED:SignalP(1-26)) — translation MAAHSLIKGLIVGSGLLAAAVQASSGDHRLNARDNGGYRPEPQGHFVCVEQHKIVKVTVGEPGGECTMTTTYPGTSVGYPPGTTLTPTPTSTPPPAFSCDEGGYLIQGTVLYRLNLETGDNPAVNENVGPGGNINAIGYNILDNYLYGFVAVSGGRWQLIQIDAEGGHQLLPLTVDRFYSTGDIDANGQLWIGASGTTAWAQIDLDPDSARYGQLVDSGTMKVPGNFVADWVFLENGGPYLYSIAWSTTARLVRWSIERKEWSEVRDYGNVTPAAPQFGALYAVGDEMWGSDNTSGKIIAFPVLDDNAPARDISAGPPSNSNDGARCFAAPAPSNR, via the coding sequence ATGGCAGCTCACTCTTTGATCAAGGGCCTCATCGTCGGGTCAGGTCTCCTCGCGGCCGCCGTGCAGGCTTCCTCGGGAGATCATCGCCTGAATGCTCGAGACAATGGCGGCTACAGGCCTGAGCCCCAGGGACATTTTGTCTGCGTCGAGCAGCACAAGATCGTCAAGGTGACCGTCGGTGAACCCGGGGGCGAGTGCACCATGACGACCACGTACCCCGGGACCTCTGTTGGATATCCCCCGGGGACTACCCTTACTCCTACGCCAACCTCTACGCCGCCGCCGGCCTTCTCATGCGATGAGGGTGGTTACCTCATCCAGGGGACAGTTCTGTACCGACTCAACTTGGAGACTGGCGATAATCCGGCTGTCAACGAGAACGTCGGGCCTGGCGGTAACATCAATGCCATCGGTTATAACATCCTTGACAATTACCTCTATGGCTTTGTGGCCGTGAGTGGCGGCCGCTGGCAGCTGATCCAGATTGACGCCGAGGGTGGCCACCAACTGCTTCCCCTCACGGTTGACCGTTTCTACAGTACGGGAGATATTGACGCCAACGGCCAGCTGTGGATTGGGGCATCCGGGACTACGGCTTGGGCACAGATCGACCTGGACCCTGATTCGGCGAGGTACGGACAGCTCGTAGATTCAGGCACTATGAAAGTCCCAGGAAACTTCGTTGCTGACTGGGTGTTCCTTGAGAACGGTGGCCCATACCTCTACTCGATTGCCTGGTCGACCACAGCTCGCCTTGTTCGCTGGTCCATCGAGAGAAAGGAGTGGTCGGAGGTCCGTGACTACGGCAACGTCACGCCCGCGGCGCCTCAGTTCGGCGCCCTGTATGCTGTTGGCGATGAAATGTGGGGAAGCGACAACACCTCTGGCAAAATcatcgcgttccctgtcctGGACGATAATGCGCCGGCGAGGGATATCAGCGCAGGGCCGCCATCGAACAGCAACGATGGTGCGCGTTGCTTCGCCGCCCCAGCACCTTCGAACCGCTAA